One window from the genome of Hippocampus zosterae strain Florida chromosome 7, ASM2543408v3, whole genome shotgun sequence encodes:
- the oxnad1 gene encoding oxidoreductase NAD-binding domain-containing protein 1, producing MVEMSVHCVVTSAGRSFSSSYPAAGLLRRLLPATCSITRRMSPKRQMDHLERTATNQRQSAVYPAQVCGIMKESESVKRLRLTAHPDFNFKAGQWVDFFIPGVDKVGGFSMCSSPGLLQREGVVELAVKFANHPPAHWVHTACTLGSQVAVRVGGDFYFDPSPSDPAVDLLLIAGGVGINPLYSILSHAADLLQVNRASGGRGYNIGSVHLRYSAKTTEELLFKNPILRACREFPDKLTCQFHVTQQSTDIEPHLQPFVNRWRIAEEELRAHVDPERTLCYLCGPPPMIEAISQTLVNLGLPQDTILFEKWW from the exons ATG GTAGAGATGAGCGTCCACTGCGTCGTGACGTCCGCTGGCCGGAGCTTCTCTTCATCGTATCCCGCCGCTGGCCTCCTCCGCCGTCTTCTACCTGCCACCTGCTCCATCACACG acgcaTGTCCCCCAAAAGACAAATGGACCATCTTGAGAGGACGGCAACCAACCAAAGACAAAGC GCTGTTTATCCTGCTCAAGTATGCGGCATCATGAAGGAGTCGGAGTCTGTAAAACGTCTCAGGTTAACAGCTCATCCGGACTTCAACTTCAAGGCGGGACAGTG GGTGGACTTCTTCATCCCAGGAGTGGACAAGGTGGGAGGTTTCTCTATGTGCTCCAGCCCGGGTCTGCTGCAGAGGGAGGGCGTCGTGGAGCTGGCCGTCAAATTTGCCAATCATCCGCCAGCGCACTGGGTTCACACGGCG tgcACATTGGGCTCTCAGGTGGCAGTGCGCGTCGGCGGGGACTTCTACTTTGACCCCTCACCTTCGGACCCTGCCGTCGATCTGCTGCTGATCGCCGGGGGTGTGGGCATCAACCCCTTGTACTCCATTTTGTCGCACGCGGCCGATTTGCTGCAGGTCAACCGAGCATCTGGCGGGCGAGGCTACAACATCGGCTCAGTCCACCTCCGCTACAGTGCCAAGACTACAGAGGAGCTGCTCTTTAAG AATCCGATCCTGCGGGCGTGCAGGGAGTTTCCGGACAAGTTAACATGCCAATTCCATGTCACCCAGCAGAGCACAGATATTGAACCACATCTTCAGCCTTTTGTCAATC GTTGGAGAATCGCAGAAGAAGAGCTGCGGGCACACGTGGACCCCGAGAGGACTTTGTGTTACTTATGTGGACCTCCGCCCATGATTGAGGCAATTTCCCAAACCCTCGTGAACCTTGGCCTACCGCAAGACACAATTCTCTTTGAGAAGTGGTGGTAG
- the LOC127604506 gene encoding proline-rich protein 15, with product MTERAKWWRAFLPKKKPGSAKDPSSPHSYGPDFDPFAQEKSKETKSTTEQSLPQQEPTNGSCLFSDETYDDSRIESLFNEQTCRRNMNVSRSGRFKLKKRVRTGLAVEDKDSENVAPAADDVR from the coding sequence ATGACAGAGAGGGCAAAATGGTGGAGGGCTTTCCTGCCAAAGAAGAAGCCAGGGTCCGCCAAGGACCCGAGTTCCCCCCACTCGTACGGACCAGACTTTGACCCTTTTGCCCAAGAGAAGTCCAAAGAGACCAAGAGCACCACCGAGCAGTCTCTGCCCCAACAAGAGCCCACCAACGGCTCCTGCCTCTTCAGCGACGAGACCTACGATGACTCCCGCATCGAGTCCCTGTTCAACGAGCAGACTTGCCGCCGAAACATGAACGTGTCCCGCTCGGGCCGGTTTAAACTGAAGAAACGGGTTCGCACTGGCCTTGCCGTGGAGGATAAAGACAGTGAAAACGTGGCGCCGGCGGCAGACGACGTCCGGTGA